Part of the Sphingobium sp. SCG-1 genome, GGCGAGCTGACCGGGGTGCGCAAGCCGATCGAGCCTGCATTTGCAGAGGTGCAGATCGGCGAGCAGCTGGCCTTGCCCGCCCCAACGGTTGCGGCGCGTAGCAACGGCGTGATCGGGATCGAGCTGCCATCGGGCATCAAAGTGAGTGTGGACGCCACGGTCGATGCCGATGCGCTGTCGCGGGTGATCGGCGTTCTGGCGCGATGATCCCGCTGCCGCCATCGACGCGGATATTCCTGGCCTGCGGCGCGACGGACAT contains:
- a CDS encoding transposase translates to MSSRIEVVRRVSGRRRWTVEQKLAALRDAFGPEGCVRTACERHEVGSGSIYTWRRQAMSGELTGVRKPIEPAFAEVQIGEQLALPAPTVAARSNGVIGIELPSGIKVSVDATVDADALSRVIGVLAR